The stretch of DNA CGAGGAGGCCGTGCAGGTCGTCGAGGGCCTGCGGGCGGGGGAGCGCGTCGTGGTCTCGGGGGCCGACCGGGTGCAGGAGGGCCAGGAGCTGCCGTGACCGGTCCGGCCCCCGCCGTCGAGGCCGTCGACGTCACCCGCTCGTACGCCCTCGAGGGCGTCACCGTCGAGGCGCTGCGCGGGGTGTCCCTGCGCGTGGACCAGGGCGAGTACGCCGCCGTGGTCGGCCCCTCCGGCTCCGGCAAGTCCACCCTCATGCACCTGCTCGGCTGCCTGGACCGCCCGACGAGCGGCGTGCTGCGCATCGGCGGGCGCGACGTCGCCGAGCTCGGCGACACCGAGCTGGCGCGGCTGCGCAACGAGACCATCGGGTTCGTGTTCCAGGCGTTCCAGCTGCTCTCGCGCACCAGCGCCCTGGAGAACGTCGGCCTGCCCCTCGTCTACCGCGGGGTCGGGCGGGCCGAGCGGCGCGAGCGGGCGCGCGCGGCGCTCGAGGCCGTGGGCCTGGGGCACCGCACCGGGCACCGGCCGGCGCAGATGTCCGGCGGCGAGCAGCAGCGGGTCGCCATCGCCCGGGCCCTCGTCGGCGAGCCGCAGCTGCTCCTCGCGGACGAGCCCACGGGCAACCTCGACACCCGCAACGGCGCGGAGGTCATGGCGATCCTCGAGCGGCTCAACGCCGAGCGCGGCGTCGCCGTCGTGCTCGTCACGCACGACCTCGAGGTCGCCGCCCGCGCCCGCCGCCAGGTGCGGGTGCGCGACGGCCTCGTCGAGAGCGACAGCGCGGCGGCCGGCGCGTGAGGGTCGCCGAGGGCCTGCGGGTCGCGCTCGACGCGCTGCGCGCCAACCGGCTGCGGAGCCTGCTCACCATGCTCGGCGTCGTCATCGGCGTCTCCGCCGTCGTCGTCCTCGTGGCGATCGGCGCCGGGGCCCAGCGCGAGGTCGAGTCCCAGGTCGAGGGGCTCGGGTCCAACCTCATCGTCGTCCTGCCCGGGCGCATCGACCTCAGCGGCGGCGGCGGCGCCCCCAGCGTCAGCCGGCTCCAGCTCGACGACGTCGAGGCGCTGGAGCGGGTCGTCGGCCGCGAGGACTCGGTGACGACGACCATCGCGTCCGGGGAGAGCGTGCGCGTCGGCGCCCGCGAGGCCTTCGCCTCGGTCAACGGCACGACCGAGTCGACGCCGGAGGTGTTCAACCGCCCGCTCGCCCGCGGCAGCTACTTCCGCGAGGCCGACGTCGACACCCGCCGCCGGGTCGTGGTCCTCGGCTCGGCCATCGCCGAGCGCCTCTTCCCGGGCGCCGACCCGCTCGGCCGGCAGGTCACCATCGCCGGGGTGCGCTTCCGCGTCGTCGGGGTGTTCGCCGAGACCGGCGAGGCGTTCGGCGTCAGCCGCGACACCGAGGTGCACATCCCCGTCACCGCGGCCCAGCGCCTGCTCGGCGTGCAGAACGTCGACGGCCTCGTCGTCAAGGCGCCCACGGCGGACGACGTCGAGCCCCTGCAGCGCGCCCTGCTCGCCGCGCTCGACGACCGCTACCCCGACGAGGAGTTCTCCGCGGTCACGCAGACCCAGATCCTCGGCACCATCGGGCGCATCCTCGGCCTGCTCACCGCCGTCCTGGCGGCCATCGCCGGCATCAGCCTGCTCGTGGGCGGCGTCGGCGTCAGCAACATCATGCTCGTCTCCGTGCGCGAGCGGACCCGCGAGATCGGCCTGCGCAAGGCCCTCGGTGCGCGCCAGCGCGACATCCTCCTGCAGTTCCTCGCCGAGGCCGTCCTGCTCTGCGTCGTCGGCGGCCTGCTCGGCATCGGCCTCGGCGTCGGGGTCTCCCTGCTCGTCGACGCCGTGTCGCCCCTCCCCGCCGTCATCGCCTGGTGGTCTCCGGTCCTGGCCTTCGCGGTGTCGGTGGGCGTCGGCGTCTTCTTCGGCGTCGTCCCCGCCCGCCGCGCCGGCCGCCTCGACCCCGTCGTCGCGCTCCGCGCGGAGTAGCCGCCGCCTGCGCCCGTCCGCGGGCCGGGACCGCCGCGGGTGCGCACCCCGGGGTGTCCGCTTCGCGCACACGACGGGCCTCCCGGGGCGGCGCGCCCTGCGCGCGGCGCCGGGACACGCCGGGCGCCGGGTGCGCGGACGGGGACAGGGCGTGGGCGTCCGCGGCGGTCGGGGTGCGCGCGCTGCGGGGCGGGGCGACCCGGGCCGTCGTACGGCCCCCGCCCGCCGGCCGCGCCCCCGGGCTGTCCGCTCCGCGCACACCACGGGCCTCCCGGGGCGGCGCGTCCTGCGCTCGGCGCCGGGACACGCCGTGCGCTGGGTGCGCGGAGCGGGCAGGGGGTGGGCGTACCCCGCAGCCCCCGCAGCCCCCGCCGCCCCGAGCCCCCGGGGGTAGCGTGCGCGGCATGAGCGTGTCGCTGCACGTGGTCTGGGACGACGCGTTCCTCGCGTACGACTTCGGCCCCTTCCACCCCATGGCGCCGGTGCGGGTGGACCTCACGGTGCGCCTGGCCCGCGAGCTCGGCGTCCTCGCCCGGCCCGGGGTCGAGGTGTCCGACGCGCCGCTCGCGGACGACGCGCTGCTGGAGCGGGTGCACGACCCGGCGTACGTCGCCGCGGTGCGCGCCGCCGGGGCGGACCCGCGGGGGTGCGACGGCTCCTGGGGGCTCGGCACCGACGACAACCCGGCCTTCGCGGGCATGCACGAGGCGAGCGCGCACGTCGCCGGGGCCACCGCGCAGTGCGCCGAGCGGGTGTGGCGCGGCGAGGCCCGGCACGCGGTGAACGTGGCGGGCGGGCTGCACCACGCGGGGCGGGCGGCCGCGTCCGGGTTCTGCGTCTACAACGACCCCGCCGTCGGCATCGCCCGGCTGCTCGAGCTCGGCGCCGAGCGGGTCGCGTACGTCGACGTCGACGTCCACCACGGCGACGGGGTGCAGGACATCTTCTGGGACGACCCGCGGGTGCTCACCGTGTCCGTCCACGAGTCGGGGCGGGCGCTCTTCCCCGGCACCGGGTGGCCGTACGAGACGGGCGGGCCGGGCGCGGAGGGGAGCGCGGCCAACCTCGCGCTGCCGGCCGGGACCGGGGACGGCGCGTGGCTGCGCGCCTTCCACGCGGTGGTGCCGCACCTGCTGCGCGCCTTCGCCCCGCAGGTGCTCGTCACCCAGCACGGCTGCGACAGCCACTTCCTCGACCCGCTCGCGCACCTCGCGCTGAGCGTGGACGCGCAGCGCGCCTCGTACGCCGCCCTGCACGACCTGGCGCACGAGCTGTGCGGCGGGCGCTGGGTCGCCCTGGGGGGCGGCGGGTACGAGGTCGTCGACGTCGTGCCGCGCGCCTGGACGCACCTGCTCGCCGAGGCCGCCGGCCACCCGCTCGACCCGGCGACGCCGGTGCCCGCGGGCTGGCGCGAGCACGTCGTCGCGTCGCTGGGGCGCCAGCCGCCGGCGCGGATGACCGACGGCAACGACGGCGCGTACGTCCCCTGGTCGCGCGGCTACGACCCGGCGGACCCCGTCGACCAGGCGGTGCTCGCGACCCGCTCGGCCGTCTTCCCGCTGCACGGGCTGGACCCCCTGCTCGAGGAGTAGCGGCGGCAGCACCCGTGGGCGCGTACCACAGCGGACCCCCTAGGCTGTGCAGCGACGCGCGGGACGCCCGGCGGTGGGGAAGCCGCCGGGCGCCGCGCGGACAGGGAGCGCGCCATGCCGTCTGCACCGACGCCGTCGCCCCGGGGGAGCACCCCCCGCGGCGACCGTCCGCTGTCCGAGGTCGTCTTCCTCACCGTCGCCGAGGTGGCCGCCGTGATGCGCGTGTCGAAGATGACCGTCTACCGCCTCGTGCACGCGGGCGAGCTGCCGGCGGTCAAGGTGGGGCGCTCCTACCGGGTCCCGGAGCAGGCGGTCCACGACTACCTGCGCGGCGCGTACGTCGAGACCGCCTGAGCCCTCCCGGCCGCGCCGCCCACCGCCCCCTCGGGTGCGGGTAGGCTGGCGCGGATCGTCGGGGTGCGCCGTGCGCGCCCCGCTCCGCCGTCCGTACCACCTCGAGGGGCTCGTCCACGTGGGTTCTGTCATCAAGAAGCGCCGCAAGCGCATGGCGAAGAAGAAGCACCGCAAGCTGCTGAAGCGCACCCGCGTGCAGCGCCGCCAGGGCAAGAAGTAGGCAGCACCGCAGCGGCGCGGCCCCGCCCGCCGGTCCCCGCGACCGGCGGGCGGCTGCGCCCTGCGGTCGGGGAGCGGGTCGAGGGGGTGCGGTGGGCCGGGTCGTGATGGTGACCGGGGTGTCCCGCCAGCTCGGCGGGCGCTTCGCCCGCGCCCTGCAGGACCGCCGGGCGCTGCCCGGCGGCGAGCGGGTGGACCGGGTCATCGGCGTCGACGTCGTCCCGCCGCAGCGCGACCTCGGCGCGACCGAGTTCGTCCGCGCCGACATCCGCAACCCGATCATCGCCCGGGTCATCGCCCGGGCCGAGGTCGACACGGTGGTCCACCTCGGGGTCATCGCCACGCCCCGCAGCGCGGGCGGGCGCTCCTCGATGAAGGAGATCAACGTCATCGGCACGATGCAGCTGCTCGCCGCGTGCCAGGGCGCGCCGTCGGTGCGCCGCCTCGTGGTCAAGAGCTCGGCGAGCGTCTACGGCTCCTCCGCCAAGGACCCCGCGCTCTTCACCGAGGACATGGAGCCGCGCGAGCTGCCGCGCTCGGGGTTCGCGAAGGACTCCACGGAGGTCGAGGGGTACGTCCGCGGCTTCGCCCGCCGCCGCGCCGACGTCGCGGTGAGCGTCCTGCGGCTGGCCAACGTGTGCGGCCCGGGCGTCGACACGGCCCTCACCGACTACCTCTCGATGCCGGTCGTGCCCATGCCGCTCGGCTTCGACGGCCGGCTGCAGCTGCTGCACGAGGACGACGCCCTCGAGGTGCTGCGCCGCTGCGCGCTCGGCCAGCACGCGGGCACCTTCAACGTCGCGGGGGAGGGCGT from Vallicoccus soli encodes:
- a CDS encoding ABC transporter permease; amino-acid sequence: MRVAEGLRVALDALRANRLRSLLTMLGVVIGVSAVVVLVAIGAGAQREVESQVEGLGSNLIVVLPGRIDLSGGGGAPSVSRLQLDDVEALERVVGREDSVTTTIASGESVRVGAREAFASVNGTTESTPEVFNRPLARGSYFREADVDTRRRVVVLGSAIAERLFPGADPLGRQVTIAGVRFRVVGVFAETGEAFGVSRDTEVHIPVTAAQRLLGVQNVDGLVVKAPTADDVEPLQRALLAALDDRYPDEEFSAVTQTQILGTIGRILGLLTAVLAAIAGISLLVGGVGVSNIMLVSVRERTREIGLRKALGARQRDILLQFLAEAVLLCVVGGLLGIGLGVGVSLLVDAVSPLPAVIAWWSPVLAFAVSVGVGVFFGVVPARRAGRLDPVVALRAE
- a CDS encoding NAD-dependent epimerase/dehydratase family protein, with amino-acid sequence MGRVVMVTGVSRQLGGRFARALQDRRALPGGERVDRVIGVDVVPPQRDLGATEFVRADIRNPIIARVIARAEVDTVVHLGVIATPRSAGGRSSMKEINVIGTMQLLAACQGAPSVRRLVVKSSASVYGSSAKDPALFTEDMEPRELPRSGFAKDSTEVEGYVRGFARRRADVAVSVLRLANVCGPGVDTALTDYLSMPVVPMPLGFDGRLQLLHEDDALEVLRRCALGQHAGTFNVAGEGVLLMSQAVRRAGRTPVHVPAGLGGSVGQLARRAGFADVSHEQMAFLSHGRVLDCTRAREELGFVPARSTAATWDDFCSARGLGSSPLLAAAGRAGSALARAAGLEGVLPGPARQGGARA
- a CDS encoding 30S ribosomal protein bS22, producing the protein MGSVIKKRRKRMAKKKHRKLLKRTRVQRRQGKK
- a CDS encoding helix-turn-helix domain-containing protein; the protein is MPSAPTPSPRGSTPRGDRPLSEVVFLTVAEVAAVMRVSKMTVYRLVHAGELPAVKVGRSYRVPEQAVHDYLRGAYVETA
- a CDS encoding ABC transporter ATP-binding protein; protein product: MTGPAPAVEAVDVTRSYALEGVTVEALRGVSLRVDQGEYAAVVGPSGSGKSTLMHLLGCLDRPTSGVLRIGGRDVAELGDTELARLRNETIGFVFQAFQLLSRTSALENVGLPLVYRGVGRAERRERARAALEAVGLGHRTGHRPAQMSGGEQQRVAIARALVGEPQLLLADEPTGNLDTRNGAEVMAILERLNAERGVAVVLVTHDLEVAARARRQVRVRDGLVESDSAAAGA
- a CDS encoding acetoin utilization protein AcuC, translating into MSVSLHVVWDDAFLAYDFGPFHPMAPVRVDLTVRLARELGVLARPGVEVSDAPLADDALLERVHDPAYVAAVRAAGADPRGCDGSWGLGTDDNPAFAGMHEASAHVAGATAQCAERVWRGEARHAVNVAGGLHHAGRAAASGFCVYNDPAVGIARLLELGAERVAYVDVDVHHGDGVQDIFWDDPRVLTVSVHESGRALFPGTGWPYETGGPGAEGSAANLALPAGTGDGAWLRAFHAVVPHLLRAFAPQVLVTQHGCDSHFLDPLAHLALSVDAQRASYAALHDLAHELCGGRWVALGGGGYEVVDVVPRAWTHLLAEAAGHPLDPATPVPAGWREHVVASLGRQPPARMTDGNDGAYVPWSRGYDPADPVDQAVLATRSAVFPLHGLDPLLEE